One region of Equus caballus isolate H_3958 breed thoroughbred chromosome 23, TB-T2T, whole genome shotgun sequence genomic DNA includes:
- the IZUMO3 gene encoding izumo sperm-egg fusion protein 3 isoform X1 yields MGDLWLLLLLHLTVFHGVKGCLECDPKFIEDIGSLLANLVPSEVPGRTHLLERQIKEMIRLSFKVSHGDKMLRVLAVQKVVKLRTWLKNELYKVGNETWKGGFILQGKLLDVRQNLESKLTEILKNFSEVACSEDCVVTEGPILDCWTCLRLTTRCFKGEYCGEEDSRKAENREISLFLILLAEAVILGSALLLFHFCVFHQRKMKAIRRSLKKYLERKLEELMGVIDEMEEKEDFEIRK; encoded by the exons ATGGGAGACCTGTGGTTGCTCCTGCTCCTGCACCTGACCGTCTTCCATGGGGTCAAAGGCTGTTTAGAATGTGACCCCAAATTCATAGAGGATATTGGGTCCTTGCTGGCAAATCTGGTACCCTCAGAAGTCCCTGGCCGAACTCATCTGCTTGAACGGCAGATTAAGGAGATGATCCGTTTAAGCTTCAAGGTCTCCCACGGGGACAAGATGCTTCGGGTGTTGG CTGTTCAAAAGGTTGTCAAGTTGAGAACATGGCTGAAGAATGAACTTTATAAAGTGGGCAATGAAACGTGGAAAG GTGGCTTTATCCTTCAAGGCAAGCTTCTTGATGTCCGCCAAAACCTGGAATCCAAACTGACAGAAATATTAAAGAACTTCTCTGAAGTTG CTTGTTCTGAAGATTGTG TCGTGACTGAAGGTCCTATCCTGGATTGTTGGACCTGTCTTCGCCTCACCACCCGGTGCTTCAAAGGAGAGTACTGTGGAG aAGAGGACTCAAGGAAAGCTGAGAATCGAGAGATTTCACTATTTCTGATATTGCTAGCAGAAGCTGTAATATTGGGAAGTGCTTTGTTACT ATTCCATTTTTGTGTCTTCCATCAGAGGAAAATGAAGGCAATACGAAggtcattaaagaaatatttggagaGGAAACTTGAAGAATTAATGGGGGTGATAGATgaaatggaggagaaagaagattttgaaatcagaaaataa
- the IZUMO3 gene encoding izumo sperm-egg fusion protein 3 isoform X2: MGDLWLLLLLHLTVFHGVKGCLECDPKFIEDIGSLLANLVPSEVPGRTHLLERQIKEMIRLSFKVSHGDKMLRVLAVQKVVKLRTWLKNELYKVGNETWKACSEDCVVTEGPILDCWTCLRLTTRCFKGEYCGEEDSRKAENREISLFLILLAEAVILGSALLLFHFCVFHQRKMKAIRRSLKKYLERKLEELMGVIDEMEEKEDFEIRK, from the exons ATGGGAGACCTGTGGTTGCTCCTGCTCCTGCACCTGACCGTCTTCCATGGGGTCAAAGGCTGTTTAGAATGTGACCCCAAATTCATAGAGGATATTGGGTCCTTGCTGGCAAATCTGGTACCCTCAGAAGTCCCTGGCCGAACTCATCTGCTTGAACGGCAGATTAAGGAGATGATCCGTTTAAGCTTCAAGGTCTCCCACGGGGACAAGATGCTTCGGGTGTTGG CTGTTCAAAAGGTTGTCAAGTTGAGAACATGGCTGAAGAATGAACTTTATAAAGTGGGCAATGAAACGTGGAAAG CTTGTTCTGAAGATTGTG TCGTGACTGAAGGTCCTATCCTGGATTGTTGGACCTGTCTTCGCCTCACCACCCGGTGCTTCAAAGGAGAGTACTGTGGAG aAGAGGACTCAAGGAAAGCTGAGAATCGAGAGATTTCACTATTTCTGATATTGCTAGCAGAAGCTGTAATATTGGGAAGTGCTTTGTTACT ATTCCATTTTTGTGTCTTCCATCAGAGGAAAATGAAGGCAATACGAAggtcattaaagaaatatttggagaGGAAACTTGAAGAATTAATGGGGGTGATAGATgaaatggaggagaaagaagattttgaaatcagaaaataa